From the Drosophila subpulchrella strain 33 F10 #4 breed RU33 unplaced genomic scaffold, RU_Dsub_v1.1 Primary Assembly Seq38, whole genome shotgun sequence genome, one window contains:
- the LOC119561864 gene encoding uncharacterized protein LOC119561864 translates to MAHRRLINVEKKLKRNGLLPLEYDRIIKDYVSKGYARKQQQDEVAVTSDRLWYLPHFGVENPNKPGKVRLVFDAAAKVGGTSLNSALDKGPQHYKLLPAVLFHFRERAVGVCGDIKEMLHQVLIRPEDRCSQRFLWRDGNDDRDPDVYEMNVMTFGAACSPSDAHYVKTVNALKFRDSDPRAVKAIIDHHFVDDYVDSFATESEAISVSTRVKEIHAEAGFELWQFSSSSTIVEAALGPPGQVKSVGWGEAEQKILGMRWQVATDDFRFNVEYHRVPSSVLSEDRVPTKREYLSLLMSTFDPLGFLCCLMITARLLLREIWRQKI, encoded by the coding sequence ATGGCGCACAGACGGCTGATCAACGTCGAGAAGAAGTTGAAGCGCAACGGGCTGTTGCCGTTGGAATACGATCGTATCATCAAGGATTACGTATCCAAAGGATATGCGAggaagcagcagcaggatgAGGTCGCGGTGACGAGCGACCGGCTATGGTATTTGCCACATTTTGGTGTCGAAAACCCGAACAAGCCCGGTAAGGTCCGGCTTGTGTTTGATGCTGCAGCCAAGGTTGGAGGAACCTCGCTAAATTCGGCGCTGGACAAGGGTCCTCAGCATTACAAGCTCTTGCCAGCCGTGCTCTTCCACTTCAGGGAAAGAGCAGTCGGAGTCTGCGGTGACATCAAGGAGATGTTGCACCAAGTGCTGATCCGACCCGAGGATCGATGTTCCCAACGATTCCTTTGGAGAGATGGCAATGACGATCGAGACCCGGATGTGTACGAGATGAACGTAATGACGTTTGGAGCAGCCTGCTCGCCAAGCGATGCGCATTACGTAAAGACGGTGAATGCCCTGAAGTTTCGGGATTCGGACCCGAGGGCAGTCAAGGCCATCATCGACCATCACTTCGTCGATGACTATGTGGACAGTTTCGCTACAGAGAGCGAAGCTATCAGTGTATCTACCCGAGTGAAGGAGATACATGCGGAGGCTGGATTCGAGTTATGGCAGTTTTCATCCAGCTCAACCATCGTGGAAGCGGCGTTGGGACCACCTGGACAAGTCAAGAGCGTCGGATGGGGTGAGGCTGAGCAGAAGATCCTTGGAATGCGCTGGCAGGTAGCCACGGACGACTTCAGATTCAACGTGGAGTATCACAGAGTGCCAAGTAGCGTTCTAAGTGAAGATCGAGTCCCTACAAAGAGGGAGTACTTGAGCCTGCTGATGTCAACGTTCGACCCATTGGGATTCCTGTGCTGCCTGATGATTACAGCGAGGCTGTTGTTGAGAGAGATCTGGAGGCAGAAGATCTAG